The Streptomyces sp. NBC_01689 genome includes a window with the following:
- a CDS encoding MFS transporter, giving the protein MGAVVSSLGAPLIPAIATSTSVSLASAQWTLTITVLVAVVATPLMGALGDGRHRRPAVLTALALVAAGSVIAALGTTSFPALLLGRALQGVGLGLAPVTIAVAGDVFSGERRTRTVATLSIVNAAGVGLGYPLTGALAQLAGISGAYWFGAAAALIALAAAWIAVPSTRSRPRKRIDLPGALLFALSITALLVATSQGATWGWTTQRTITLTAFALIIGAFWIWLESRTTHPLVDLKQLRLPPVLTAHATVLLGGIGMYLLLSLSTRLVQAPASSGGLGKTATVAGLMMVPQSIGSFTAPWFSRRASGFLPRRFRLPAAGFVMMLAMGLFTLWSHSIPGLVASMLLAGTGIGMVFSTVPSLIVDSVNSDQRGSTLGFNQIFRYVGYSIGSVLTSIILTAHTPARSPYPTSSGYVVAALTGVAIWGVVALTSAATGSLRSASNSEGQNSA; this is encoded by the coding sequence GTGGGCGCCGTCGTCAGCAGCCTCGGCGCCCCCCTCATCCCGGCGATCGCCACCTCCACCTCCGTCTCCCTTGCCTCCGCGCAGTGGACACTCACGATCACCGTGCTCGTCGCGGTAGTAGCGACACCCCTCATGGGTGCGCTCGGCGACGGCCGCCACCGACGCCCTGCGGTACTGACGGCACTGGCTCTCGTCGCCGCAGGTTCCGTCATCGCAGCGCTGGGCACCACCAGTTTCCCAGCTCTCTTGCTGGGACGAGCCCTCCAAGGCGTCGGCCTGGGCCTGGCGCCCGTGACCATTGCGGTAGCCGGCGACGTCTTCAGCGGGGAACGTCGCACCCGGACCGTTGCCACGCTGTCCATCGTCAATGCCGCCGGCGTCGGGCTCGGCTACCCGCTCACCGGCGCACTCGCGCAACTCGCCGGCATCTCGGGGGCCTACTGGTTCGGTGCAGCGGCTGCTCTGATCGCCCTGGCCGCCGCCTGGATAGCAGTACCCTCCACCCGCAGCCGACCTCGGAAGCGCATCGACCTGCCCGGCGCCCTCCTGTTCGCCCTCTCCATCACCGCCCTCCTCGTCGCAACATCACAGGGTGCAACCTGGGGGTGGACCACGCAGCGCACCATAACCCTCACCGCCTTCGCGCTGATCATCGGAGCGTTCTGGATCTGGCTCGAGTCCCGCACCACGCACCCACTCGTCGATCTCAAACAGCTGCGCCTGCCGCCTGTACTCACTGCTCACGCCACCGTTCTTCTCGGCGGCATCGGCATGTACCTGCTGCTGTCTCTGAGCACTCGCCTCGTACAGGCTCCAGCAAGCAGCGGTGGCCTCGGCAAGACGGCGACAGTGGCCGGCCTCATGATGGTGCCGCAGTCCATCGGCAGTTTCACCGCCCCGTGGTTCAGCCGCCGGGCGAGCGGCTTCCTGCCTCGGCGCTTCCGGCTGCCGGCGGCCGGGTTCGTCATGATGCTCGCCATGGGACTGTTCACGCTGTGGAGTCACAGCATCCCCGGACTCGTCGCATCCATGCTGCTGGCAGGCACCGGCATCGGCATGGTTTTTTCCACCGTGCCGAGCCTGATCGTCGACAGCGTCAACAGCGACCAGCGTGGAAGCACACTCGGCTTCAACCAGATCTTCCGCTACGTCGGCTACAGCATCGGCAGCGTTCTGACCTCGATCATCCTGACTGCTCACACACCCGCCCGCTCGCCCTATCCCACCAGCAGCGGCTACGTCGTCGCCGCGCTGACCGGCGTCGCCATCTGGGGAGTCGTCGCCCTCACCAGCGCGGCCACCGGAAGCCTGCGCTCCGCCTCCAACTCCGAAGGGCAGAACTCAGCATGA
- a CDS encoding DUF1931 family protein, whose amino-acid sequence MTVTGVSKFERFFRAAASLDVDRNDLKRYGDFVDAKLYDLLVAGQASAKANGRDTVEPWDLPITKGLQESIHRFRRLDEEVELKPILEQLAGHPPLDRTPTEETEERYPEIIGGLT is encoded by the coding sequence ATGACCGTGACGGGTGTGTCGAAATTCGAGAGGTTCTTCCGCGCCGCCGCAAGCCTCGACGTGGACAGGAACGACCTGAAGCGGTACGGCGACTTCGTCGACGCCAAGCTCTACGACCTCCTGGTCGCCGGCCAGGCGTCGGCCAAGGCCAACGGCAGGGATACCGTCGAACCGTGGGATCTACCGATCACCAAGGGCCTGCAGGAGAGCATCCACCGGTTCCGGCGGCTCGACGAGGAGGTCGAACTGAAGCCGATCCTGGAACAGCTCGCCGGGCATCCTCCCCTCGACAGAACACCCACCGAGGAGACCGAAGAGCGTTACCCCGAGATCATCGGCGGTCTCACGTGA
- a CDS encoding zinc-binding dehydrogenase: protein MSAIPATSRAAALVQPGQPLEIIDAQIPSVIEPSALLVRMTAATLCGTDIHVAQGTAGIIGTGLPLILGHEMVGQIVAFGDGPRTDSVGQPLAEGDRIIWTHGMCGRCQACVINQEPSLCENRRRYMTESANSYPFLHGGFSEYGYVYPTAGRVRVPEDVPDALASAAACSLRTVMHGFERLGRIAATDTVVVQGAGPVGLFAVAKAVAEGAGRVIVIGGPADRLEVAKRWGADLCIDINDVTTNLERLSLVRELTRGHGAEVVLEMSGIPAAFSEGVDILRPGGRYLIVGQAHERTVPFNPSVIMHKQVMFIGSRSAGVDHYWKALEFLRAYADRFTWDDLISRHYELDEINEAFEQMRSWNEIKPVIDFTQD from the coding sequence ATGTCAGCCATACCCGCAACCAGCCGCGCCGCCGCCCTCGTTCAGCCTGGCCAGCCGCTGGAAATCATCGACGCCCAGATACCTTCCGTGATCGAACCCTCCGCACTGCTCGTGCGTATGACGGCGGCCACCCTGTGCGGCACGGACATCCATGTCGCACAGGGCACCGCCGGTATCATCGGAACAGGCCTGCCCTTGATCCTCGGACACGAGATGGTCGGGCAGATCGTCGCCTTCGGGGACGGTCCACGCACCGACTCCGTCGGCCAACCCCTTGCCGAAGGGGACAGGATCATCTGGACCCATGGCATGTGTGGCCGCTGCCAGGCCTGCGTCATCAACCAGGAACCCAGCCTGTGTGAGAACAGGCGCCGCTACATGACGGAGAGCGCGAACTCCTACCCGTTCCTGCACGGAGGCTTCTCCGAGTACGGCTACGTCTATCCCACGGCAGGCCGTGTCCGCGTCCCCGAGGACGTACCGGACGCCCTGGCTTCGGCCGCAGCGTGTTCGCTGCGCACCGTCATGCACGGCTTCGAGCGACTGGGCAGGATCGCTGCCACCGACACGGTAGTAGTCCAGGGAGCTGGCCCCGTCGGCCTGTTCGCGGTTGCCAAGGCCGTAGCCGAGGGGGCCGGCCGCGTCATAGTGATCGGCGGCCCCGCGGACAGGCTGGAAGTGGCCAAGCGCTGGGGTGCAGACCTGTGCATCGACATAAACGATGTCACTACAAACCTAGAACGCCTCTCACTGGTGCGGGAGTTGACACGCGGCCACGGGGCGGAAGTCGTACTGGAGATGTCCGGGATACCGGCAGCCTTCTCCGAGGGCGTCGACATCCTGCGCCCCGGCGGGCGCTACCTCATCGTCGGCCAGGCCCATGAGCGCACGGTGCCGTTCAACCCAAGCGTGATCATGCACAAGCAGGTCATGTTCATCGGCTCCCGCTCAGCGGGAGTCGACCACTACTGGAAGGCGCTTGAGTTCCTGCGCGCTTACGCCGACCGGTTCACCTGGGACGACTTGATTTCCCGTCACTACGAGCTTGACGAGATCAACGAAGCGTTCGAGCAGATGCGTTCCTGGAACGAGATCAAGCCTGTCATCGATTTCACCCAGGACTGA
- a CDS encoding alpha/beta fold hydrolase — protein MTPSRLPHVIPHVRKLIPELADRCHVIASGHIGYGFSDGPPVNEYEYSFENLTAATLVLLDKLGIRSFAVYIHDYGAPIGLRTASRHPGRVTALLVQSDNAYMEGFAPLWDI, from the coding sequence TTGACTCCTTCACGGCTTCCCCACGTCATCCCACATGTCCGCAAACTCATTCCGGAGCTGGCTGACCGCTGCCACGTCATAGCATCCGGCCATATCGGCTACGGGTTCTCCGATGGACCACCCGTGAATGAATACGAGTACTCGTTCGAGAACCTCACCGCTGCCACCCTCGTGCTACTCGACAAACTCGGGATCAGGTCATTCGCTGTTTACATTCACGACTACGGAGCGCCAATAGGATTGCGCACAGCCAGCCGCCACCCGGGCCGCGTTACCGCATTGCTTGTACAGTCGGACAACGCCTACATGGAGGGTTTCGCCCCATTATGGGATATATGA
- a CDS encoding NAD(P)-dependent oxidoreductase, translating to MHKQISKVGFIGLGDQGGPMAEAIGERGFQLHVWARRPASLAAVEKVPHQVHESVASLAGSVELLALCLRDDTDIWDVLDNQGLLANIAPGTIIVNHGTGDPVEAARIAAHIAEAGGVYLDAPVSGGSPGARTRTLTTFVSGTPDVFEAARAVFETFSDTVKLMGAVGAGQFTKLFNNALTITNMKNVEDVLGLAHQVGLDVPALIDVISTSSGGSAALRALGHDISPELAEHVHTLMQKDMHHFADAVRARGGNPEQLLERGIAGALGLVAAAQLVAASRDDAESRAR from the coding sequence ATGCACAAGCAAATCAGTAAGGTCGGCTTCATCGGTCTCGGCGACCAGGGCGGTCCGATGGCGGAAGCGATCGGAGAACGCGGCTTCCAGCTCCACGTGTGGGCCCGCCGCCCCGCCTCGCTCGCCGCGGTGGAGAAGGTTCCCCACCAGGTCCACGAGAGCGTGGCCAGCCTCGCGGGATCGGTGGAACTCCTCGCACTGTGCCTACGCGACGACACCGATATCTGGGACGTCCTGGACAACCAGGGCCTCCTGGCGAACATCGCACCGGGCACGATCATCGTCAATCACGGCACCGGTGACCCCGTCGAAGCGGCCCGGATCGCAGCGCACATCGCCGAAGCGGGAGGCGTTTACCTCGACGCCCCGGTCAGCGGCGGCAGCCCTGGTGCCCGCACCCGTACGCTCACCACCTTCGTCAGCGGCACCCCGGACGTATTCGAGGCCGCTCGCGCCGTCTTCGAGACGTTCAGCGACACCGTGAAGCTGATGGGAGCCGTCGGTGCCGGACAGTTCACCAAGCTGTTCAACAACGCACTGACGATCACTAACATGAAGAACGTGGAGGACGTTCTCGGCCTGGCCCACCAGGTCGGTCTCGACGTCCCCGCTCTCATCGACGTCATCAGCACGAGCAGCGGCGGCAGCGCTGCACTGCGTGCCCTAGGCCATGACATTTCGCCGGAACTGGCTGAGCACGTCCACACCCTCATGCAGAAGGACATGCATCATTTCGCGGACGCCGTGCGCGCCCGCGGCGGGAACCCCGAGCAGCTCCTCGAGCGCGGCATCGCCGGTGCCCTCGGACTGGTCGCAGCCGCACAACTCGTCGCCGCCTCCCGCGACGACGCCGAATCCAGGGCCCGCTGA
- a CDS encoding aldo/keto reductase: MSAESARMIALPSGEEIAALGQGTWYLGEEPARREQEIAALRLGVDLGMTVVDTAEMYGDGAAEELVGEALRGHREDVFLVSKVLPGHADRKGTVAACEGSLRRLRTERLDLYLLHWRGRWPLEETLAGFTDLMEAEKIRYWGVSNLDVADMVELTALPGGDAGAVDQVLYNLSRRGVEWNLLPWCREAGVTVMAYSPIEQGRLLNVEALSAVARALGATPAQVALAWVLAQGAAAIPRSGSPDHVRENRGAVDLHLPTDALDALNEAFPPPSGPTPLEML, from the coding sequence ATGTCTGCGGAATCGGCCAGAATGATCGCGCTCCCCTCCGGCGAGGAGATCGCGGCGCTCGGGCAGGGCACCTGGTACCTGGGCGAGGAACCGGCCCGGCGTGAACAGGAGATCGCCGCGCTGCGGCTGGGCGTGGACCTGGGCATGACCGTCGTGGACACGGCGGAGATGTACGGCGACGGCGCAGCCGAGGAACTCGTCGGGGAGGCCCTCAGGGGACACCGGGAGGATGTCTTCCTCGTCAGCAAGGTGCTGCCCGGCCACGCCGACCGGAAGGGTACCGTCGCGGCCTGCGAGGGCAGCCTGCGGCGGCTCCGTACGGAACGGCTGGACCTCTACCTGCTTCACTGGCGGGGACGGTGGCCACTCGAGGAGACCCTTGCGGGATTCACCGACCTGATGGAGGCGGAGAAGATCCGTTACTGGGGCGTGAGCAATCTGGACGTCGCCGACATGGTCGAGCTGACCGCCCTTCCCGGCGGCGACGCGGGGGCAGTCGACCAGGTGCTGTACAACCTCTCCCGGCGCGGCGTCGAGTGGAATCTGCTTCCCTGGTGCCGCGAGGCTGGGGTGACGGTCATGGCCTACTCCCCGATCGAGCAGGGGCGGCTGCTGAACGTCGAGGCTCTGAGTGCTGTGGCCCGGGCCCTCGGAGCCACACCGGCCCAGGTGGCACTCGCCTGGGTGCTGGCACAGGGGGCGGCCGCGATCCCGCGTTCCGGATCACCCGACCACGTTCGGGAGAACCGCGGTGCGGTGGACCTCCACCTTCCCACCGACGCGCTCGACGCCCTCAACGAGGCGTTCCCGCCGCCCAGCGGGCCCACGCCCCTGGAGATGCTCTGA
- a CDS encoding type 1 glutamine amidotransferase domain-containing protein: MTQELRGMRVGILATDGVERVELDQPRGALQGAGAKTEIVSLHPGEIQARQFDLNAAGTFPVDRLVADASVDDYHALLLPGGTMNPDQLRMDRDAVQFVKDFMASGKPVASICHGPWTLVEADAVRGRRLTSWPSIRTDLRNAGAEVVDQEVVDDGQLVTSRSPADLPAFCAAIVEQFARAHHSMPS, translated from the coding sequence ATGACACAGGAACTCCGGGGGATGCGGGTGGGGATTCTGGCCACCGACGGCGTCGAGCGCGTGGAACTCGACCAACCGCGCGGTGCGCTGCAGGGCGCAGGCGCGAAGACGGAGATCGTCTCGCTCCACCCCGGCGAGATCCAGGCCCGCCAGTTCGACCTCAACGCGGCCGGAACCTTCCCCGTGGACCGCCTGGTCGCCGACGCCTCCGTCGACGACTACCACGCCCTTCTCCTGCCCGGCGGCACCATGAACCCCGACCAACTGCGCATGGACCGCGACGCGGTGCAGTTCGTCAAGGACTTCATGGCCAGCGGGAAACCGGTCGCATCGATCTGCCACGGCCCGTGGACCCTGGTGGAAGCCGACGCCGTGCGCGGCCGCCGTCTGACGTCCTGGCCCAGCATCCGCACCGACCTGCGCAACGCCGGCGCGGAGGTCGTCGACCAGGAGGTGGTCGACGACGGACAGTTGGTCACCAGCCGCAGCCCGGCCGACCTGCCCGCCTTCTGCGCCGCCATCGTGGAACAGTTCGCCCGGGCGCACCACTCCATGCCCAGCTGA
- a CDS encoding MBL fold metallo-hydrolase has protein sequence MTAQPAAAELKRLGSLTIGYLPDGVIHAHPGHAYPQHAHLAQAPELDLLDDRGQLLLSVGALFVESPDFRVLIDAGIGPRTIATPSPDPSTPAGAMTGGQLLESLATVGMVPSDIDAVLLSHLHADHVGWITPGDAQTQATFPNAEYLLGENEFAFWGRTENASRLTAPTRQQYAVIGSRRRDLRNGDSPLPGITALLTPGHTPGHTSFILDGGNGERAVVIGDAMHTTAEMAHPEMCWTGDLDPQTAIASRHALVAELAKPGTYAIGPHFTGTVFPDA, from the coding sequence ATGACTGCACAGCCCGCGGCCGCCGAACTGAAGCGGTTGGGATCCCTGACCATCGGCTACCTTCCCGACGGCGTCATCCACGCTCATCCCGGCCACGCCTACCCTCAGCACGCACACCTTGCCCAGGCACCCGAGCTGGATTTGCTCGACGACCGCGGTCAACTGCTGCTGAGTGTCGGTGCCCTTTTTGTGGAGAGCCCGGACTTCCGAGTCCTCATCGACGCAGGTATCGGTCCGCGGACGATCGCCACACCCTCGCCCGACCCCTCGACCCCTGCCGGTGCCATGACCGGTGGGCAACTGCTGGAAAGCCTCGCCACAGTCGGCATGGTCCCCAGCGACATCGATGCTGTTCTCCTCTCGCACTTGCACGCCGATCACGTCGGATGGATCACCCCTGGCGACGCACAGACGCAGGCGACCTTCCCGAACGCCGAATACCTTCTGGGGGAAAACGAGTTTGCTTTCTGGGGACGAACAGAGAACGCCTCTCGCCTGACGGCGCCCACAAGGCAGCAGTACGCCGTCATAGGCTCACGCAGGCGCGATCTTCGAAACGGCGACAGCCCCCTGCCGGGCATCACCGCCCTACTCACCCCCGGCCACACACCAGGACACACGAGCTTCATCCTGGACGGTGGCAACGGCGAGCGCGCCGTCGTCATCGGCGACGCCATGCACACAACAGCCGAGATGGCGCATCCGGAGATGTGTTGGACCGGAGACCTCGATCCCCAGACTGCCATCGCATCACGCCACGCCCTGGTCGCCGAGCTCGCCAAGCCGGGCACGTATGCCATCGGTCCGCACTTCACCGGAACTGTCTTCCCTGACGCATGA